The Deferribacterota bacterium nucleotide sequence TGAAGTGGAAAGACTGAGAAACCTTGGTTTTGAAAGAATTACTTTAAAAACTGGAGCATATGGAATGGCAGAACTTGCTATGGCTATAAAGCTTGCCACAGAAGCAAATCTAGATCTGCTAACTATAGACGGTTCTGGTGGTGGTACAGGCATGAGTCCTTGGAATATGATGGAGAATTGGGGTGTACCCTCTCTACACTTACATTCAAAAGCTTTCGAGTATGCGAAAATTATAAAGGAGAAAACAGGAAAAGTTGTTGACTTGGCTTTTGGAGGTGGTTTTGCAAGAGAAGACCAAATTTTTAAAGCACTTGCATTGGGGGCTCCTTTTACAAAATTGGTGTGCATGGGGCGTTCTATGATGATACCCGCTTTTCTTGGATCAAATATTGAAGGTGCTATCTATAAAAACAGAAAAAATAGAGTATTTGGCCACTGGGAAAAACTACCGTCTTCCATTACACAGTTTGGAGCATATCCGGAGGAAATTTTTGCCAATTATTATGAGGTGGAAGAAAAAGTAGGTAGAGAGGAAATGAAAAATATTCCCTTTGGGGCAATCGGAGTATGGACCCTATGTGATAAACTGAAAGGAGGAATTCAGCAATTTATGTCTGGGGCAAGGAAGTTCAATCTGTCAGAACTCAGCAGAAAAGATATTATGTCAGGTAATAGAGAAACAGCGGAAATAACAGGGATACCTATAATGACTGAATTAAATGATGATAAAGCTAAAGAAATCTTGAATTCCTGATCTGATGCGCAAAGCTCTTCATGGGCTTTGCCCCTGATTAAAAGAATAGATTAACACACTATTATTTCTTTTAACTACTTTAGCCTTATTTAGGCTGTTATTAACTATATCTGTTAGGCATGATAAACTGGTGGAAAATTTTTACACTATAGTAGAAAAAACGCATCTAGTGGAAAAATATCAACTTTATTATATAAGGATCTTCTTAAAAATTTTTAAGTTAAGCTATAAGAAAAAATCACAATGTTCTAAGTTTTTAAAATAGAAATATTTTGAAATTCTTTTTGAGTATAATTTCGGTTTATGACAGACATCTGATGCCTGTCTGTTTCGAGCAAGAATGTATTCTTGTTTAGCTTGATAAGGCATATATGTAGTATGCCTTGCCTTTCTTTAATGATAAATAGTTATCAATTTGTTTGCCTATCTTTTTTTGTGTTATATATAGATTATAGATAAAACCTGATATAAGTGTATCACCAACCAGAATATAGCCATTAATTTTATCATCCTTTAAATATATTTTTCTAAAGATATTATTATTTTGATAAGCAATGACTTCACCTTCGAATATCCCCGCAGATATAATTGGGAAATCAATATGTTTTTTTAAAACATTTGTATTGATAGATCCTCTAAAAATATTTTTATTAAATAGTATATTATAAGCTGCGCCTCTAGCTTGAATTCTTGCGTTAGGATATGTTGCGTAAATACCGTGAGAGCCTGTAATCAAATGTTTTGTTAAGGCAACATCCCCAGCTACATATATACTATCATCATATTTAAGTGAATCATCTACCTTGATACCCCCTTCTATACCCAATAGTTCAGAATTTGGTCTTACCCCAATTGTAATTATTAAAAGGTCAATATTCATAAATGTATTATCGCTTAATAAGACTCCTGTGATTTTTCCGTCTTTACTATATATATCTTTTACAACTTTTTTTAATATAATATTAATACCAGTTTTTTCTCTTAATCTCTCAGTAGCAAATACACCTCCTTCAATATCTGTCATTTGGGATAAGACTCTGTTGTTTCTATGGACAAGAGTAACATTTAATCTACGTTTCCATAAGGAAAGGGCTGCATCTACCCCTATAAAGCCACCACCAAAAACTAAAGCATTTTTTACCTTTTCTTTTTTAATATACTTATCAATTGATATTATATCTGTTAGATTTTTAAATCCAAATACACCATTTGTTTTTAGCCACTCTTCTTGAGGGAAGAAACTTCTAGACCCTGGTGCAAATAACAATTTATCGTAAGGGATATGTCTTCCTTTTTGAGTATTTACAACTTTTTTATTGGTATCAATATTAATTACTGCATCATTTAGGATAGCTTTAATATTATATCTTTTAAAAAAATCTCTTCTTTTCCAAAAAACAGTCTCAAGTGGTTCTCCTGAAATAAAAAAGGGTATTGAACATGGTGAATAGGGGATAAAAGGTTCATTTGAAACCATAGTGATATTCTTTTTAAAACCATTTTCTCTTAATGTTGTAACAAATTCAGCAGCTGCCATACCGCAGCCTACTGTAACTATTTCCATTTTAACCTGCCACTTTTTTTCTAAGCTCCTTATATTGTCTAATATTTTCAGGCTCCTTAGGGGCTCCTAAAAGAAATGCCTTTAGATCTTTTTTCTCTTTTTTTGTAACATATTCTCTAGCCTCTTTAAATACTAGTGCATTTGTCTTGCAAGATTCAACACATGCTGGTAGTTTACCCTTTTTTATTCTACCTGTACAAAAATCACATTTAACTGCGTAATCTCGGTTAAATGGTGAGTTATAAGTTTTTTTAAAGATAATAGCATCAAATGGGCAGGTCATTGCGCACATTGCACAAGCTTTGCACATATAAGGATCAACTATAACAGCATCAGTTTCCTCATCCCTTTTTAATGCTCCTGATGGACATGCATCTATACAATATGCAGGATTGCAGTGCCTACATGAGGAAGCAAAATTTATATAGTCAATTGCTATTACCCGAACGTTACTAAAAGCTTTGCTATCCCCTACTAAGGTATAAATAGATTTATCAGGATGATGCTCTACAGCACATGCTATTTCACAGGCTTTACACCCGACACATCTTTCATAATCTATAAATATTTTTTTCATGAAATTCCTCCTGATTTTTAATGAGATTATTATCTCTCATAACTATTTCACTTAGTTTATTTATCGACTCTCCTACTTCTTTTATTTTCATAAGATTAGCTATGTTTAATTCTTCGTTTTCTACCTCTTCTATATAGGGTATCTTTATAATAGAGTTAAAATCGTCTTTTAAATTTAAACCTAAAAAGTGCGATGTCTCCTCTAGTTTTTTTATATGTTTATCTTTGAATTTGTTTAATA carries:
- a CDS encoding FAD-dependent oxidoreductase produces the protein MEIVTVGCGMAAAEFVTTLRENGFKKNITMVSNEPFIPYSPCSIPFFISGEPLETVFWKRRDFFKRYNIKAILNDAVINIDTNKKVVNTQKGRHIPYDKLLFAPGSRSFFPQEEWLKTNGVFGFKNLTDIISIDKYIKKEKVKNALVFGGGFIGVDAALSLWKRRLNVTLVHRNNRVLSQMTDIEGGVFATERLREKTGINIILKKVVKDIYSKDGKITGVLLSDNTFMNIDLLIITIGVRPNSELLGIEGGIKVDDSLKYDDSIYVAGDVALTKHLITGSHGIYATYPNARIQARGAAYNILFNKNIFRGSINTNVLKKHIDFPIISAGIFEGEVIAYQNNNIFRKIYLKDDKINGYILVGDTLISGFIYNLYITQKKIGKQIDNYLSLKKGKAYYIYALSS
- a CDS encoding 4Fe-4S dicluster domain-containing protein; protein product: MKKIFIDYERCVGCKACEIACAVEHHPDKSIYTLVGDSKAFSNVRVIAIDYINFASSCRHCNPAYCIDACPSGALKRDEETDAVIVDPYMCKACAMCAMTCPFDAIIFKKTYNSPFNRDYAVKCDFCTGRIKKGKLPACVESCKTNALVFKEAREYVTKKEKKDLKAFLLGAPKEPENIRQYKELRKKVAG